A section of the Paenibacillus yonginensis genome encodes:
- a CDS encoding MBL fold metallo-hydrolase, with product MFIVLIVVLALLIGITLFIRLNPSFGGTASAANRTRYAQSPQWRGKKFAYTEPTSSFQPSSGNMVSLLRDYLRGNPRVRPDRTLPIVKLGREALEDRDHDRVVWLGHSALLLHLGGKRLLLDPMLGLSSTPVPPFGGKRYNRQLPVEPEDLPEIDAVILSHDHYDHLDYGTIRKLKDKVGRFFVPLGVGSHLERWGVEPGRISEHDWGEEFDWNGLRLACTPARHFSGRGLANRDGTLWCSWVIASPERKVFFSGDSGYGTHFKQIGEKYGPFDLALMECGQYDPRWSDIHMLPEQTVQAHMDVQGGVLVPIHWGAFTLSLHDWNDPVRRANAEAQRQGVPIATPKIGEPVYIGDPDYPTETWWD from the coding sequence ATGTTTATCGTATTGATTGTTGTATTAGCTCTCCTCATTGGCATTACCTTGTTTATCAGGCTGAATCCGTCCTTTGGCGGAACAGCTTCGGCAGCCAATAGAACGCGTTACGCGCAGTCCCCTCAATGGCGGGGCAAAAAGTTTGCCTACACGGAGCCAACCTCTTCCTTCCAGCCTTCGTCGGGCAACATGGTTTCGTTGCTGCGGGACTACCTGCGCGGCAATCCGCGGGTCCGGCCGGACCGGACGCTGCCGATCGTGAAACTGGGGCGCGAGGCGCTGGAGGATCGGGACCACGATAGGGTGGTTTGGCTTGGCCATTCGGCGCTGCTGCTGCACCTTGGGGGCAAACGTCTTCTGCTTGATCCGATGCTGGGCCTGTCGTCTACACCGGTTCCTCCCTTCGGCGGCAAACGGTATAACCGGCAGCTGCCGGTTGAGCCGGAGGACTTGCCGGAGATCGATGCGGTGATTCTGTCCCACGACCATTATGATCATTTGGATTACGGCACGATCCGGAAATTAAAGGATAAAGTAGGGCGCTTTTTCGTTCCGCTCGGTGTCGGCAGCCACCTGGAACGGTGGGGCGTAGAGCCGGGGCGGATCAGCGAGCATGACTGGGGGGAGGAGTTTGACTGGAATGGCTTGCGGCTCGCCTGCACGCCCGCCCGTCATTTCTCGGGCCGGGGGCTGGCCAACCGGGATGGCACCTTGTGGTGCTCCTGGGTGATCGCGTCCCCCGAGCGGAAGGTTTTTTTCAGCGGAGACAGCGGTTATGGCACGCATTTCAAGCAGATTGGCGAGAAGTATGGCCCTTTTGATCTGGCCTTAATGGAGTGCGGTCAATACGATCCGCGTTGGAGCGACATTCACATGCTGCCGGAACAGACGGTTCAGGCTCATATGGACGTACAAGGGGGCGTGCTCGTTCCGATCCATTGGGGGGCATTCACTTTGTCGCTGCACGATTGGAACGATCCGGTCCGCCGCGCGAACGCCGAAGCCCAGCGCCAAGGCGTGCCCATCGCCACGCCAAAAATCGGCGAGCCGGTCTATATCGGAGATCCGGACTACCCTACGGAGACCTGGTGGGACTAA
- a CDS encoding SseB family protein, protein MNEERKDEIGRRFLLTPEISQEELGGLEIQELIFLVHTAKRFKVEEAFPDVYLDERIKGITGVLLDKIKHADTLYLACGKTTGYPYVDGEDRVWMFSQEAYAANAEDYFRQQQLMLEMKPIGGEEVLRTFGEFHILGLPKILVDNGQYHIELNRDDIMPPPDWTGTPEISVPVTNPGLQRAMIRFFQTLHAPTGDQEVRGRELDVLEAEMLDEILQARYLLPMQLKESDPSPADEQGIKTLKEGTVIQFGVLSAEDGSAWLPAFTDWLEFEKVYDKTVWSSNIAAYDDLLAVSGNMDGIVLNCRGIPLPIDANNQERIEAFRQKRGLK, encoded by the coding sequence ATGAACGAGGAACGGAAAGACGAGATCGGGCGGAGGTTTTTGTTAACGCCAGAGATTTCGCAGGAAGAGCTCGGAGGGCTGGAAATCCAGGAACTGATTTTCTTAGTGCATACCGCCAAGCGGTTTAAGGTGGAGGAAGCTTTTCCGGACGTATATCTGGACGAGCGGATTAAGGGGATTACAGGCGTGCTGCTAGACAAGATTAAGCATGCCGATACGCTGTATCTCGCTTGCGGCAAGACAACCGGTTATCCTTATGTAGATGGGGAAGACCGGGTCTGGATGTTCTCGCAGGAGGCCTATGCCGCGAACGCGGAGGATTATTTCCGGCAGCAGCAGCTGATGCTGGAGATGAAGCCTATCGGCGGGGAGGAGGTGCTGAGGACCTTCGGGGAGTTTCATATTCTGGGATTACCGAAAATTCTTGTGGACAACGGGCAGTATCACATCGAATTGAACCGGGATGACATCATGCCGCCGCCGGATTGGACCGGAACGCCGGAAATCAGCGTTCCCGTCACAAATCCGGGGCTGCAGCGGGCGATGATCCGCTTCTTCCAAACGCTTCATGCGCCGACAGGCGATCAGGAAGTCCGTGGGCGGGAGCTGGACGTACTGGAAGCGGAGATGCTTGATGAGATTTTGCAGGCGAGGTATTTGCTGCCCATGCAGTTGAAGGAATCCGATCCTTCGCCCGCGGATGAGCAAGGCATAAAAACGTTGAAGGAAGGGACCGTCATTCAATTCGGCGTATTAAGCGCGGAGGACGGTTCGGCTTGGCTCCCAGCGTTTACGGACTGGCTGGAGTTCGAGAAGGTTTACGACAAAACGGTCTGGAGCAGCAACATTGCGGCTTATGACGACCTGCTTGCGGTGTCTGGGAACATGGATGGCATCGTCCTTAACTGCAGGGGCATCCCGCTGCCAATCGACGCGAACAATCAGGAGCGGATCGAGGCTTTCCGTCAGAAGCGAGGCTTGAAGTAA
- a CDS encoding phosphoribosylamine--glycine ligase, with product MKDTDEEALNFETGESLEHWVKLYWDSLMTLDEYKGKKPYPKPEVLVFEPVPKEIIQVCEE from the coding sequence TTGAAGGATACTGATGAGGAAGCACTTAATTTTGAAACAGGCGAAAGTTTAGAACACTGGGTAAAACTGTATTGGGATAGTTTGATGACACTTGATGAATACAAAGGAAAGAAACCCTATCCTAAACCGGAAGTATTGGTTTTTGAACCAGTTCCTAAAGAGATTATCCAAGTATGTGAAGAATAA
- a CDS encoding IS110 family transposase codes for MHYKMRHVYVGLDLHKAHHTAVIINCWHERLGEIQIENKPSAFDELMKFVKKHTPKGMTPVYGLEDTGGNGRALAVHLVEKKQIVKEVNSALSYNERKSNATTQKSDSWDAFCIAKVLFARLDDLPDANPQDIYWTIGQLVARRNSIVKHAATLKNQLHQQLSYHYPSYKKFFCDIDGKAALAFWEKYPAPYHLESVGAEELASYLRKASNNTCSTRKAEEILELVKKDGETKRNYQASRDFLVVNMVQDMKRSRELIKQTEEQLRQVLTETDYKLDSMDGISTVTAAELIAEIGDIGRFPNADKLARFAGIAPIRFSSGGKGKDQASGQGNRVLNAIFHNLAVQQIQVAKGDNKKQRNPKFYEYYQRKLAEGKTKKQALICVMRRLVNIIYSMMKHKTEYRAAATLTERQAS; via the coding sequence ATGCACTACAAAATGCGTCATGTTTACGTTGGTTTAGACCTGCATAAAGCCCATCATACAGCGGTTATCATCAACTGTTGGCATGAGCGGCTAGGCGAAATCCAAATTGAGAATAAGCCATCTGCCTTTGACGAGTTGATGAAGTTCGTGAAGAAGCATACGCCAAAAGGAATGACCCCTGTCTATGGATTAGAAGATACGGGCGGCAACGGCAGAGCATTAGCCGTTCACCTTGTCGAGAAAAAGCAAATCGTCAAGGAAGTTAATTCCGCCCTGTCCTACAATGAACGTAAGAGCAATGCAACGACTCAAAAGAGTGACAGTTGGGATGCGTTTTGCATTGCAAAGGTTCTGTTTGCAAGGCTCGATGACCTGCCGGATGCGAATCCGCAGGACATTTACTGGACTATCGGGCAACTGGTGGCAAGAAGGAACTCTATCGTCAAACATGCCGCTACGCTCAAAAACCAACTTCATCAACAGTTAAGCTATCATTATCCGTCCTACAAGAAGTTCTTCTGCGACATTGACGGGAAGGCGGCTCTAGCCTTTTGGGAGAAGTACCCTGCTCCGTATCACTTAGAATCGGTGGGGGCTGAGGAACTAGCGTCATACCTTCGTAAAGCTAGCAATAACACCTGCTCTACCCGTAAAGCAGAGGAAATCTTGGAACTGGTGAAGAAGGACGGGGAGACGAAAAGGAACTACCAAGCGTCAAGAGACTTCTTAGTCGTAAACATGGTACAGGATATGAAGCGGAGCAGAGAACTAATTAAGCAGACGGAAGAACAGCTTCGTCAGGTACTAACCGAGACGGACTATAAATTAGATTCGATGGACGGTATTAGCACCGTTACAGCGGCGGAACTGATTGCCGAAATCGGAGACATTGGCCGCTTTCCTAACGCTGACAAGCTAGCCCGTTTCGCCGGAATTGCTCCTATTCGCTTTAGTTCGGGCGGCAAGGGCAAAGACCAAGCAAGCGGACAAGGAAATCGGGTGCTGAACGCCATCTTCCACAACCTAGCCGTTCAGCAAATCCAAGTCGCTAAAGGTGACAACAAGAAGCAACGGAATCCTAAGTTCTACGAGTATTACCAACGCAAGCTAGCAGAGGGAAAGACCAAGAAGCAAGCCCTTATATGCGTCATGAGAAGGCTTGTAAACATTATCTACAGCATGATGAAGCACAAGACGGAATACAGGGCGGCGGCAACTCTAACAGAGCGTCAAGCAAGCTGA
- a CDS encoding SMI1/KNR4 family protein → MANLPDRLEEILADETYERQNKGEVQDAINRLGVTVSETFLEFYGKYTGPFWEESVPFELLDIVEDTNTIESYTVISRKEYEFPKQYLVLSEMSANAVLVLDTITDKVYKVNFEGGDELLKKGELKETWSTFYDFLVEYFNC, encoded by the coding sequence TTGGCTAATCTTCCTGACAGACTTGAAGAAATTCTTGCGGATGAGACTTACGAACGTCAAAATAAAGGCGAAGTACAAGATGCGATAAACCGATTGGGTGTAACTGTATCAGAAACTTTTCTTGAATTTTATGGAAAATATACTGGGCCTTTTTGGGAAGAATCTGTTCCTTTTGAGTTGTTAGATATTGTAGAGGATACTAATACTATAGAATCTTACACCGTGATTTCCCGTAAGGAGTATGAATTTCCAAAACAATATCTTGTACTAAGTGAGATGTCAGCTAATGCTGTACTTGTCCTCGATACTATTACAGATAAAGTGTACAAGGTGAATTTTGAAGGTGGAGATGAGTTGTTGAAGAAAGGTGAATTGAAAGAAACATGGTCAACCTTCTACGATTTTTTAGTTGAATATTTCAATTGTTAA
- a CDS encoding IS3 family transposase, with amino-acid sequence MRERRDRWTVKEMCKVLAVSESGYYRSLKPTPKRERQERLLVKIKEIIEEYEDNSNYGAQRIRLALAQKEIVTSYSTVYRIMKKHGLLKKVRRHPNGITREDAAAQKSENLIQRDFSASAPNQKWLSDITEVPCLDGKLYVSAVLDCFNGEIVGLAMDDNMRKELCIQAFENACRARNARGMIYHSDRGSQFTSHAFRACLAKRDVVQSMSGTGRCYDNARMESFFATLKKEKLYKIKTEQYPMAYMKSIIFRYIMVYYNRQRVYTSNPGGWPPAIYRERMLSQAA; translated from the coding sequence ATCCGTGAACGACGGGATCGATGGACCGTCAAAGAGATGTGCAAAGTACTTGCTGTCAGCGAATCAGGCTATTACCGCAGCTTGAAGCCCACACCCAAACGAGAGCGGCAAGAACGCCTTCTGGTCAAAATCAAAGAAATCATCGAAGAATATGAAGACAACAGCAATTACGGTGCCCAGCGGATTAGGCTGGCTCTAGCGCAAAAAGAGATCGTGACCAGCTACAGCACCGTCTATCGCATCATGAAGAAGCACGGTCTGCTGAAGAAAGTGAGGCGTCATCCAAACGGCATTACACGTGAGGATGCGGCAGCTCAAAAGAGCGAGAACCTGATCCAGAGAGACTTCAGCGCCTCAGCCCCCAACCAGAAGTGGCTATCGGATATCACAGAAGTGCCTTGTTTAGACGGTAAGCTGTATGTGTCCGCCGTATTGGACTGTTTCAATGGGGAGATCGTGGGTCTGGCCATGGATGACAACATGCGTAAGGAACTCTGCATCCAAGCTTTTGAGAATGCCTGCAGGGCCAGAAATGCTCGTGGAATGATTTATCACAGCGACCGAGGCAGCCAGTTCACGAGCCACGCATTCCGAGCGTGTCTGGCTAAACGAGATGTCGTTCAAAGCATGAGCGGCACAGGGCGCTGCTATGACAACGCAAGAATGGAAAGCTTCTTTGCTACGCTAAAGAAAGAAAAGCTATATAAGATCAAAACCGAGCAATACCCGATGGCCTATATGAAATCGATTATCTTCCGATACATCATGGTCTATTACAACAGACAGAGGGTTTACACCTCTAATCCAGGGGGATGGCCCCCAGCTATTTATCGCGAAAGAATGCTGTCACAGGCAGCTTAA
- a CDS encoding protein adenylyltransferase SelO → MSQSNQNSQTGWNFDNTYARLPEFFFTKQEAKPVRSPKLIVLNESLAVELGLDPAELRSEVNVAVLAGSGLPPGAEPLAQAYAGHQFGYFTMLGDGRALLLGEQIAPGGDRFDIQLKGSGRTPYSRGGDGRAALGPMLREYIISEAMHALGIPTTRSLAVVTTGETVVREQGLCGAILTRIAASHVRVGTFQYAAQFGEPADVRTLADYVIQRHYPQLATLADTGKDGCYLALLREAIQRQASLIAKWQLVGFIHGVMNTDNMVLSGETIDYGPCAFMDAYDPATVFSSIDRQGRYAYGNQPSIAVWNLSRFAESLLPLLHDEEEQAVQLAEEALKGFAGQFEAAWLQGMRSKLGLFDEQAEDAVLIKDLLDLMHQHHADFTNTFLALTFGRLEEPAMAGASEWSDWLARWRARLAGQTESPETVRELMRRSNPAVIPRNHRVEEALEAAVERDDYSVMQRLLKVLAQPFAHTPEQAEFAEPPAACDRPYRTFCGT, encoded by the coding sequence ATGAGCCAATCAAACCAAAATTCACAAACCGGATGGAATTTCGATAACACCTATGCCCGTTTGCCGGAGTTCTTCTTCACGAAGCAGGAGGCCAAGCCGGTCCGGTCGCCGAAGCTAATCGTGCTGAACGAATCGCTCGCGGTGGAGCTTGGCTTGGACCCCGCGGAGCTCCGAAGCGAAGTGAACGTTGCCGTCCTTGCGGGGAGCGGGCTGCCGCCGGGAGCGGAGCCGCTGGCCCAAGCTTATGCGGGCCACCAGTTCGGGTATTTCACGATGCTGGGGGACGGCCGGGCCCTGCTGCTCGGAGAGCAGATCGCGCCTGGCGGCGATCGCTTCGACATCCAGCTTAAGGGCTCCGGCCGGACGCCGTATTCGCGCGGCGGCGACGGGCGCGCCGCGCTGGGCCCGATGCTGCGGGAGTATATCATCAGCGAGGCGATGCACGCGCTGGGCATTCCGACGACCCGCAGCCTGGCAGTGGTGACCACCGGGGAGACGGTGGTCCGCGAACAAGGCTTATGCGGGGCGATTCTCACCCGCATTGCCGCCAGCCACGTGCGCGTCGGCACGTTCCAATACGCCGCGCAATTCGGCGAGCCGGCGGACGTCCGCACGCTCGCCGACTACGTGATCCAGCGCCACTACCCGCAGCTGGCCACTCTCGCCGATACCGGCAAGGACGGGTGCTATCTGGCGCTGTTACGGGAGGCGATCCAGCGCCAAGCCTCCCTGATCGCCAAGTGGCAGCTCGTCGGGTTCATCCACGGGGTAATGAACACCGATAACATGGTCCTCAGCGGCGAGACGATCGACTATGGGCCATGCGCCTTTATGGACGCGTATGATCCGGCGACCGTATTCAGTTCCATCGACCGTCAGGGCCGCTATGCCTACGGCAATCAGCCGTCCATCGCGGTATGGAACCTGTCCCGGTTTGCCGAGAGCCTGCTGCCGCTGCTGCACGACGAGGAAGAGCAGGCCGTCCAGCTGGCTGAAGAAGCGCTTAAAGGCTTCGCCGGACAGTTCGAAGCGGCATGGCTGCAAGGCATGCGGTCGAAGCTGGGACTGTTTGATGAACAGGCAGAGGATGCCGTCCTCATCAAAGACCTGCTTGACCTGATGCACCAGCACCACGCCGATTTTACCAACACGTTCCTCGCTTTGACCTTTGGCCGTCTGGAGGAACCGGCGATGGCCGGCGCCTCCGAGTGGTCGGATTGGCTTGCGCGGTGGCGGGCGAGACTCGCCGGGCAGACGGAGTCCCCAGAAACCGTCCGCGAGTTGATGCGCCGCAGCAACCCGGCGGTGATCCCGCGCAACCACCGGGTGGAGGAAGCACTCGAAGCCGCTGTAGAGCGGGACGATTACAGCGTGATGCAGCGCCTGCTTAAGGTATTGGCGCAGCCTTTCGCCCATACGCCGGAGCAGGCGGAATTCGCGGAGCCGCCGGCGGCGTGCGACCGGCCTTACCGCACATTTTGCGGGACGTGA
- a CDS encoding recombinase family protein gives MNVIGYVRVSTSGQAKDGYSLAYQQDEIRSYCQEQGWNLMNIYSDEGISGAKVDEEDLKVDRIGFQSMLAALSTRTIDSVIVLNTSRLWRSDIVKVLVHREFRKHGVDVQSIEQPTYSIYKKDPNDFLINGLMELLDQYQRLEIALKLGRGRYKKAEQGGYAGGRATFGYKAKKGQKYIQVDESQARTVRRVFQLKQEHPAWSLTQIAEAMNEEGFTTQQGRLFTKVQIKRILDKRDFYSGTYRYGNIEADGLHEAIL, from the coding sequence ATGAATGTCATCGGTTACGTCAGAGTATCTACGAGTGGTCAAGCCAAAGATGGCTACAGTTTAGCGTACCAACAGGATGAAATCCGCTCCTATTGTCAGGAGCAAGGATGGAATCTGATGAACATATACAGCGATGAAGGTATTAGTGGTGCGAAGGTCGATGAAGAAGACCTTAAAGTGGACAGAATTGGCTTTCAGAGCATGTTAGCCGCCCTGTCTACTCGAACCATTGATTCAGTTATCGTCCTCAATACAAGCCGTTTATGGCGGTCTGACATTGTGAAAGTGTTGGTGCATCGGGAGTTCAGGAAGCATGGGGTGGACGTTCAAAGCATCGAACAGCCGACCTATAGCATTTACAAGAAAGACCCGAACGACTTCTTAATTAACGGTTTAATGGAACTGCTTGACCAGTATCAAAGGCTCGAAATCGCCCTCAAGCTAGGCAGAGGGCGTTACAAGAAAGCAGAGCAGGGCGGCTATGCCGGAGGGAGAGCCACCTTCGGCTACAAGGCTAAGAAAGGTCAGAAGTACATCCAAGTGGATGAAAGCCAAGCCCGTACCGTCCGCAGAGTATTTCAGCTAAAGCAAGAACATCCGGCATGGTCATTGACCCAAATTGCAGAAGCGATGAATGAAGAAGGCTTTACTACGCAACAAGGCAGACTGTTTACGAAAGTGCAAATCAAACGAATCTTGGACAAACGTGATTTTTATAGCGGCACATACCGCTATGGAAATATAGAAGCTGATGGCTTGCATGAAGCCATACTGTGA
- a CDS encoding zinc ribbon domain-containing protein produces MGEKGCIKCGSHDARTKEVAMTGTGLSKMFDIQHNQFIVVYCADCGYSEFYNKQSSAGSNILDLFFG; encoded by the coding sequence ATGGGAGAAAAGGGATGTATCAAATGCGGCAGTCATGACGCGAGAACGAAGGAAGTGGCCATGACCGGAACAGGGCTTTCCAAAATGTTCGATATCCAGCATAATCAATTTATTGTGGTCTACTGCGCGGATTGCGGTTATTCCGAATTTTATAACAAGCAGTCTTCGGCGGGCTCGAATATTCTTGATTTGTTCTTCGGTTGA
- a CDS encoding DinB family protein has protein sequence MVKQLILGDARHELANTRRILESLPNEHMTWKPHLKSMTLGSLTTHLVNLLNWQIAIFLSPELDLSTVPMKREPLATCEEALEEFDVNAAKLEKLLDECGEDELAAEWTLRNSDHVIFSQPRALAFRTFGLSHMIHHRAQLGVYLRLLDIPLPGMYGPTADEKGI, from the coding sequence ATAGTGAAACAGCTAATCCTTGGAGATGCTAGGCATGAGCTGGCCAACACCCGTCGCATACTAGAGAGCTTGCCCAATGAACATATGACGTGGAAGCCGCACTTAAAGTCGATGACATTAGGTAGCTTGACTACACACCTGGTAAATCTGCTGAACTGGCAAATTGCAATTTTTCTTTCCCCTGAACTGGATCTTTCAACCGTTCCGATGAAAAGGGAACCTTTGGCAACATGCGAAGAAGCGCTGGAGGAATTTGACGTTAATGCCGCTAAGCTTGAAAAATTGCTGGACGAATGCGGGGAGGATGAGCTTGCCGCAGAATGGACCTTGCGAAACAGCGACCATGTGATCTTTAGCCAGCCGCGGGCTCTTGCGTTTCGAACATTCGGATTAAGCCATATGATCCACCATCGAGCTCAGCTCGGGGTGTATTTGCGTCTGCTCGATATTCCATTGCCGGGGATGTACGGTCCCACTGCCGATGAGAAGGGCATTTAA
- a CDS encoding helix-turn-helix domain-containing protein, producing the protein MSQRELARLINVRPNTISHLCSDKVNSAYFDTLEQICRTLNISLNELLVLEDD; encoded by the coding sequence ATGTCTCAACGAGAATTGGCTCGTTTGATAAATGTCCGCCCAAATACGATAAGCCATCTCTGCTCTGATAAAGTAAATTCGGCTTACTTCGATACGTTAGAACAGATATGCCGAACACTTAATATCAGCCTGAACGAACTTCTTGTATTGGAAGATGACTAA
- a CDS encoding transposase, whose product MNRYDKAFKEEAVRLSDEIGPKKAAEQLGVAYHTLQDWRKRRTLHGDGAHIGSGRAYASANKTTREIELERENSELRRANEILKDALGFFAKDRKR is encoded by the coding sequence ATGAATCGGTACGACAAAGCATTCAAAGAAGAAGCGGTAAGGTTAAGCGATGAGATCGGGCCCAAGAAAGCGGCCGAGCAGTTAGGCGTAGCCTACCACACCTTGCAGGACTGGAGGAAACGAAGAACCCTGCACGGTGATGGAGCGCATATCGGAAGTGGTCGCGCTTATGCATCTGCCAATAAGACTACGCGTGAAATCGAATTAGAAAGAGAAAACAGCGAGTTGCGTCGTGCGAATGAAATTCTCAAGGACGCACTTGGTTTTTTCGCAAAAGACCGGAAGCGCTAA